In Carya illinoinensis cultivar Pawnee chromosome 10, C.illinoinensisPawnee_v1, whole genome shotgun sequence, one DNA window encodes the following:
- the LOC122279226 gene encoding uncharacterized protein LOC122279226: MTDQFRLENLSRTSQIFRETTSSFTSKLPTFLFLSLLLFSFRTTVEDGTRHLTSFIDRDASLKALLSRLDLAGSQASRRHGLSSPDESPAALRRRRRRPFLHLTRIGTLDEDFFSGNEEEDRSTFGFNSKPPVNGTLVFFNNFSPRLGSSSPVIDNGINIPEIVRTGISFRAESLYLSSEDDKRDDHKDEQGESSEEVQDLDRIVDFHFLIRGLELGRRDAATLLFLVSFLSAAYGWVILGFLVSYSLVLGIVFITVANDLLGRFSSFFGTMWEGSRLGLKRLSGFILMRWAVRDALTQLLGLWYFGEIEDQYSFFKLFVRLKLMPFSIMSPWISGYEKEISGFLFTWFLADTIVAFIFSVDAWVAIVDSRRTGREIMKEGCYLISTMLNQAIQIKCLEAIFCGSFVRWVLARVCGRVFAMVFQSAVEVYFMVAWLIFYFAVRCKDSSLQGRRFGRRELEGLVDSLR; encoded by the coding sequence ATGACTGATCAGTTCCGGCTGGAGAACCTCTCCAGAACCTCGCAGATCTTCCGCGAAACAACTTCTTCCTTCACCTCCAAACTCCCCACCTTCCTCTTCCTGTCCCTCCTCCTCTTCTCATTCCGCACCACCGTCGAGGATGGCACCCGCCATCTCACCTCCTTCATCGATCGAGATGCTTCCCTCAAGGCGCTCCTATCCCGTCTCGACCTCGCCGGCTCCCAAGCCTCCCGTCGCCATGGCCTTTCTTCCCCCGATGAATCCCCCGCCGCTCTACGCCGTCGCCGCCGCCGCCCCTTCCTTCACCTCACTCGCATCGGTACCCTTGACGAGGACTTCTTCTCCGGCAATGAAGAAGAGGATCGTTCCACCTTCGGCTTCAACAGCAAGCCACCAGTCAATGGTACCCTTGTCtttttcaacaatttcagcCCCAGATTAGGGTCTTCGAGTCCCGTAATTGACAACGGGATCAACATCCCCGAGATCGTCCGCACCGGAATTAGTTTCCGAGCTGAGAGCTTGTATCTTTCCTCCGAAGATGACAAACGCGACGACCACAAAGATGAGCAAGGGGAAAGCTCGGAGGAAGTTCAAGACTTGGACAGAATCGTGGATTTCCATTTCCTTATCAGAGGACTAGAGCTTGGTCGGCGCGACGCCGCAACGCTGCTCTTCCTTGTGAGTTTTCTATCCGCCGCCTATGGTTGGGTGATTCTAGGGTTTCTCGTTTCGTATTCATTGGTATTAGGCATTGTTTTTATTACTGTTGCGAATGATCTGTTAGGGAGGTTCAGTTCGTTTTTCGGTACAATGTGGGAGGGTTCGAGATTGGGCCTCAAGAGGCTTTCAGGGTTTATTTTGATGAGATGGGCGGTGAGAGATGCACTAACTCAACTCTTAGGGTTGTGGTATTTCGGCGAAATCGAAGATCAGTACTCGTTTTTTAAGCTTTTTGTGAGGTTGAAATTGATGCCATTTTCGATCATGTCTCCATGGATCAGTGGTTATGAGAAGGAGATTTCAGGGTTTTTGTTTACGTGGTTTTTGGCCGATACGATTGTGGCGTTTATTTTTTCTGTGGATGCTTGGGTTGCCATAGTAGACTCAAGGAGGACCGGGAGGGAGATAATGAAGGAAGGTTGTTATCTGATATCGACAATGTTGAACCAGGCTATCCAGATTAAGTGTTTGGAAGCTATCTTTTGTGGCTCATTTGTAAGATGGGTTCTTGCTCGAGTCTGTGGGAGGGTCTTTGCAATGGTGTTTCAGTCAGCTGTGGAGGTTTATTTCATGGTGGCTTGGCTCATATTTTACTTTGCTGTAAGGTGTAAGGATTCTAGCTTGCAGGGTAGGAGGTTTGGGAGGAGAGAATTGGAGGGTTTGGTTGACAGCCTAAGATGA
- the LOC122278636 gene encoding protein FAR-RED IMPAIRED RESPONSE 1-like — translation MENENEQATTCPSSSSNPLSEAIPSTTQNIPPYMAGYFGPVPTWSPTFLSYPAGNQYPINIQNSGYGFQGIMEPPTPISNTSSATSKIVGSELDNRADGWESEAPCGSPIVEQRTEERPNHTEPNIGSPLKSQNVKVVDDDMIEEPKSGMEFNSLEELLCYYKEYGKKCGFGVMTKRTDRGEDDSVRYVTLCCARGGKARNRTLNVAKPRPTGKTECKARINALKQDGVLRLTTVHNIHNHGLSPKKSRFFRCNREVSDAVKRVLDTNDLAGIRASKSYGSLVVGAGGFENLPFLEKDCRNYIDKARHLRLGTGGAGALRQYFLRMQYKNPGFFYMMDIDDDGRLKNVFWSDPRSRAVYQYFGDVKVPEKLGSYGSYKTGMKSALMKCVYDTQRVDEFEKCWDELITTYNLHENAWLQSLYVEREHWVPAYLKECFWAGISTTQRSESMNAFFDGYVHARTNLKEFVDQFDNALKMKIEKENLADFQSFNVTIPLISRSPIEKRFQELYTIAKFKEVQQQVNGIIDLNPKLHKSDGNVKTYMVEDEVALEELTKLVRHFVDFSEDDAVAKCSCGLFKMRGILCRHILAVFRCNDIRNLPEIYILDRWRKDIKRRYTLIHSSYDEGDQRPDANRYASLLSICYQMITHAAGSRKHTEDARSKLHAMIELYCANEEPPSFTQIGSNVDPSANDTTVGCLGEVHSPRVVRGKGRPPSLRRASRMEIDMRKVKAKTKKAPVKGKRKERDGGDTRVVEKGDAPVAEVCRSLFGTSEIDLSNVGDMQAIPGVGIDITGTQSREIVMQSQESMQVGLDGSLLDLFGLGGSQQLE, via the exons ATGGAAAACGAGAATGAACAGGCAACTACATGTCCATCATCTAGCTCAAATCCTCTATCGGAG GCCATACCATCAACCACGCAAAACATTCCACCTTACATGGCTGGTTACTTTGGACCAGTGCCTACGTGGTCACCAACTTTTCTATCATATCCGGCTGGTAACCAATATCCAATCAACATACAG AATTCTGGTTACGGATTTCAAGGAATCATGGAACCTCCGACTCCTATCAGCAATACAAGCTCTGCCACGAGCAAGATAGTTGGTTCAGAACTCGATAATAGAGCTGATGGTTGGGAATCTGAAGCGCCTTGTGGATCTCCTATAGTTGAACAGCGTACTGAGGAACGACCAAATCATACAGAACCTAATATTGGCAGTCCCTTGAAATCTCAAAATGTCAAAGTGGTTGATGATGATATGATTGAGGAGCCAAAGTCGGGAATGGAGTTTAATTCCCTTGAAGAGCTATTATGTTATTATAAGGAATACGGTAAAAAATGcgggtttggggtgatgacaaaACGGACTGATAGGGGAGAAGATGACTCTGTTAGATACGTCACTCTTTGTTGTGCCCGAGGTGGGAAGGCCCGGAATAGGACGTTGAATGTTGCCAAGCCACGTCCAACAGGAAAGACAGAATGTAAGGCAAGGATTAATGCCTTAAAGCAAGATGGAGTGCTGAGGTTGACGACAGTACATAATATCCATAACCATGGCCTCAGTCCGAAGAAATCCcgcttctttcgatgtaatagagaagtTAGTGATGCCGTAAAAAGGGTCCTAGATACCAATGATTTGGCTGGCATCCGAGCGAGTAAGAGTTACGGATCTCTCGTTGTTGGAGCGGGTGGATTCGAGAATCTCCCATTTCTCGAAAAGGATTGTCGCaattatattgacaaggcaAGACATCTACGACTTGGCACAGGTGGTGCTGGAGCGCTTCGACAGTATTTCTTACGGATGCAATATAAAAATCCtggatttttttatatgatggaCATAGATGATGACGGGAGGTTAAAGAACGTCTTTTGGTCAGACCCCCGTAGTAGAGCAGTGTACCAATATTTCGGCGATGTG AAAGTTCCCGAGAAACTTGGCTCATATGGTTCCTACAAAACTGGGATGAAAAGTGCCttgatgaaatgtgtatatGACACCCAACGTGTTGATGAGTTTGAGAAGTGTTGGGATGAGTTGATTACCACTTACAACTTGCATGAGAATGCGTGGTTGCAGAGCCTTTACGTTGAGCGTGAACATTGGGTACCGGCATATTTGAAGGAGTGTTTTTGGGCTGGAATAAGTACAACGCAGcgaagcgagagcatgaatgcattcTTTGACGGTTATGTACATGCTAGGACAAACTTAAAGGAGTTTGTAGACCAATTTGATAACGCGTTGAAAATGAAGATTGAGAAAGAAAATCTCGCAGACTTCCAGTCATTTAATGTCACAATCCCCCTCATATCTCGATCTCCAATTGAAAAGCGGTTCCAAGAGTTGTACACAATTGCGAAGTTCAAGGAAGTTCAGCAGCAAGTCAACGGCATCATTGACTTGAATCCGAAGTTACATAAAAGTGATGGGAATGTAAAGACATATATGGTTGAGGATGAAGTAGCTCTTGAGGAGTTAACTAAGTTGGTTCGGCATTTTGTGGACTTTAGTGAGGATGATGCAGTTGCAAAGTGCTCTTGTGGTTTATTTAAGATGAGGGGGATATTGTGTCGGCACATCTTGGCTGTATTCAGGTGTAACGATATTAGAAATTTGCCAGAAATATAcattttagatcgatggaggaaggatATTAAAAGGCGATACACATTAATCCACAGTAGCTATGATGAGGGGGACCAACGGCCAGATGCTAATAGATATGCAAgtctcttaagtatttgttatcAAATGATCACTCATGCAGCTGGTTCGAGAAAACATACTGAGGATGCGAGAAGTAAGTTACATGCCATGATTGAGCTGTATTGTGCAAATGAAGAACCCCCATCTTTCACTCAAATTGGTTCTAATGTGGATCCTTCGGCAAATGACACTACGGTCGGGTGTCTTGGGGAAGTACACAGTCCACGTGTTGTGCGAGGTAAAGGTAGACCTCCATCTCTAAGAAGAGCATCCAGGATGGAGATAGACATGAGGAAAGTAAAAGCAAAGACAAAGAAAGCACCGGTAAAGGGAAAGCGGAAAGAG cGAGATGGAGGAGATACTCGGGTCGTGGAGAAAGGAGATGCACCTGTTGCGGAAGTATGCAGGAGTTTATTTGGCACTTCTGAGATTGATCTCTCCAATGTTGGAGACATGCAg GCTATTCCGGGTGTGGGTATAGACATTACTGGAACACAGTCCCGAGAAATCGTGATGCAGAGTCAAGAAAGT atgcaagttgggttggatggatcacTCTTGGATTTGTTTGGGTTGGGCGGATCACAACAGTTGGAATGA